Part of the Rhodothermia bacterium genome is shown below.
GTTTTGCAAGAGCGGCTCAATAAGTCGGATGCCTACCGTGACCTGTTTTCCCGTGCTTTCCCCAAAGATGACAATCCGATGCGCTGGGACAATGCCTTGCTGGCTATGGGCGTTTATGTGCGTACCTTAAATTCCTTTAACAGTCCCTACGACCGATATAAACGAGGCGAAAAACGGGCGATGAGTGCCTCCGCACGGCGCGGTGAGCAACTTTTTAACTCCGAACGCCTACAATGTGCCACTTGCCATCCCACCCCTTATTTTACCGATAACCGACACGACTCGGATGCCGAGGGATACCACAATATAGGGCTGTATAATGTGGGTGAAAAGGGAGATTATCCCGACTATGACCAAGGTGTTTTTGCCTTTTCCAAAAAACCGGAAGACCGTGGACGATTCAAAACGCCCTCCTTGCGAAATGTGGAACTGACGCCGCCCTACATGCACGACGGAAGTATTGAAACCTTAGACGAGGTGATTACCTTCTTTGAACAAGCCGGACGGAACGTAACACATGGGCCTTATGCGGGAGACGGACGGAAAAATCCGCACAAGAGTGATAAATTAAAACCGTTTACCCTAACCCCGCGTGAACGCAACGACTTGTTGGCCTTCCTGCGTACACTGACGGATTCTACGGTCTTGCGCAACCCCGACTTTTTGCGCCCAAAGGACATTTGGGAACAGCCTCCCGTCACCGGAAAGTACTGATTTGTAATGATCCTTTAGTTTTGAACCTCTATACCTATGAAACCGACTCGACTTCTCTGCATCGCCGTTCTGGGACTCATTTTCTTGTTTCAGGCTGGCTTGGCACAGACCGACTCCACTCAAACCATTTTTTTGCGTAAAGCCCAAGCCAAGATGGTAGCCGCTCTCCAAAATGCAGTACCTGTGATTAAGTTGGAAAACTTGACAGCCCAACAACAATTTGCACAGGAAGTGGCGCTTCAACATCCTTTCTTTAAGCAAAACCTGTTCGAGAAAGACACCAATAAACCCCTACGGAACGAGATTTTTGGCATATATCAAGCACGTCCCACCGATTATCGCTCCGAGCAAATTGCAGCAGCCTGTGCTTCGGGGGGCTGTTATCGGGTGGAGATGTACAATTATCCGCTGAACATCACAACGATTGGTCTGGTGAATACCGCATCGAACACGATGTTGGATGGCTATATCATGAACCAAGCACAGCCCAATATTCCTGCTTTTCTGAAAGATGTGGCATTAGAGATTGCCGTAAATGCGCCAGAAGTGGCAACGGCTTTGGGGTTTAAACCCAGTACAGATCAAGCCTTGATGTCTGACACCAAAACAGCCCTCAACCAAACCCGTTGCGAGCGCTCCAAAAACCTTTGCGTGGCCCCAACTTTTGTAAAAGGAGACCGCGCTCTTTGGGCGATTGTGAACCTAACAGAGATGAAATTGGTGGGCGTCCGTTGGACCAATGTGGGAACACCCGGCCCTGCTCCACAAATGACGGAGCGCAAATTCCAGAACGAAGAAATCACCGAAAAATACTGCACGCTACCGCTTTCCATCGAACGTAATGGCTGGAAGATGAACTACATCATCACCAGTTCGGATGGCCTACAGGTCTCGAATGCCTCGTTCAATAGCAAGCCCGTTATTGATAGTGCAAAATTGGTGGATTGGCACGTAAGCTACTCTGAACCAGAAGGATTTGGGTATAGCGATGCCATTGGTTGCCCCTATTTTAGCACGGCAGCCGTGATCGCCATAGATCCGCCCGTAGTGAGCGACCTTTTGGAGAATGGCAAAACCATTGGTTTTACGATCGTCCAAGATTTCTTTAGCGAATTGTGGCCACAAGCCTGTAACTATAAATACCAACAACGCTTTGAGTTCTATGAGGATGGGCGATTCCGCGTTTCTGCCGCCAATCATGGGCGCGGATGTGGCAACAATGGAACCTACCGACCCGTAACCCGCATTGCCTTCCCCACAAAGCCTTATACCTTCTCGGAATGGCAAAATGGTAAGTGGATTTCTTGGAAAACCGAAAAATGGCAACGCCAAAAACCCACAACCCCTTATACCAAAGAAGGCTACCAATACAAAGTGAATGATACCGCCGGAAATGGGTTCTACATCGCCGCCAACAATGGGCAACTCTACAACCATCAACGAAGCGATAATGCTTATGTATTTGTAACCAAACGTAATCCCGCAAAAGACGAGGGCGACTCGGACTTGATTACCATTGGGCCTTGTTGTAATTCCGATCATCAGCAAGGACCGGAGAAGTTTATGGTTCCGCCAGAGTCTATCAGCAAAGCACCCTTGGTCATGTGGTACGTTCCCCAAATTCGCAATGACGACACTCCCGGACGCGAATTTTGCTGGGCAGATAGCTACATCAACGAGCAGGGGGTATATGCCACCCGAACGTATCCGTGCCTTTCCGGGCCAATGTTTGTGCCGCTTAAACTTAAGCCATAGTCCAATATTTTGTCGCTTGTATGAGCGGTTAAATCACGTAAAAACAAGTACTAAACCTGTATGAACATGAAGCATCTGCTGAAAGGTCTTGTATGGATGGGGCTGTTTTTGGTAACGGCTCATCTGGTCTTTGCACAAAATGCGCCACCAATGACATCACCCGCAAAAGGCCAACCAGACTGCCGGCGATCGCCCGCTTTTACCCGAAATACCAATATAGATCCGCTGCGTTCGGCCTTCAGTACATCCAATATGCAATACGTTGGGCTGATTTATACAGAGATAAACCTGCCTAATACACCCCCTCAAGACCCAAGTCAAAAACTTAAGGTCTATCAACATCCATCATGGAAAATGGCGGGGTACTTTGGCCCGATGATTATTGATGCGGCTGGAAATATCTTTTTGGCTCCGTTACCCTTTGTAAACCTTTACCGCAACAAGCCTTCGCAGCAAAATATGCTTTATCGTGTTGAACCAATCACCGCCGCACTGAAAAGCTATTTTACCTTTCCGACAGTTCATAAACCAAACGAACAAAATCCGTATGGGATTCTTGGGATGGGCTACGACTGCGAGTCCAAGATTATTTACGCCAGTTCGGTACAAGGTTCTGATCGGACGAATGAACGAGGACGGATTTATGCGCTCAAAACGGGTGATAAGCCCGTCATCTTAGACGTAATCCCCGATGTAGATGCGTTTGGGATCGGAATTTTTACGTTTGAAGGCAAAAAACGGATGATCTTTGGGAAAGCCCGAACGCCAGAAATCTATATGGTAGCGCTGACGCCAGAGGGAACGTTTGAGGGAAAACCAGAATTTGTTCTCTCGCTCGAAGGTGTTGGAGCGCGTGGGGATGACCGCGCCCGCAAAATCCGAGTGGCAGAAAATGGCGACCTCACGATAAACGGCGTTGAATTTTATTTTAACCTGATTGCGCCCTCAGAACGCCAAGAAACACCCTATACCTTTCGCTACGATCCTCGCCAAAAAGCATGGGTACTGATCAAAATTGGGCATTAATCGGCGGCAGACTTTACCTCTACCCAAAAAACAATGAATCCTGACGTAGATATTTACTTTGAAGAAGGCTGTGGCCGATGCACTTTGGCCGCTACACCCGACTGCAAGGTGCATTTATGGCCTCGGGAATTGGCCTTACTGCGGACGATTGTTCTAAAGTGTGGCCTTACCGAGGTGCGAAAGTGGGGTGTCCCGTGTTATACCTACAATGGTAACAATGTTGTCCTCATCGGTGCTTTCAAAGATAATTGTGTACTGAGTTTTTTTAAAGGTTCTTTGCTACGCGACGAAGCAGGATTGCTGCAAAAGGCGGGAGAACAATCACAAATTGCGCGCGTCATCCGGTTTACAAGCCTTCGACAGGTACAAGAACAATTAGATGTCCTGAAAGCCTATCTTTATGAAGCAATCGAGGTGGAAAAAGCAAACCTAAAAGTAGCACGTAAACCCATTGGGGAATACGAGATTCCAGAAGAACTGCAAGCAAAATTTACCCTTTTTCCGGCATTCGAGGATGCTTTTCGTGCCTTAACACCCGGACGACAAAGGGGCTATTTAATTCATTTTGCATCTGCAAAACAAGCCCAAACCCGCGCAACCCGTATAGACAAATACATGCCCAAAATCATGCAGGGCAAAGGGATGATGGATTGAGGCTGCATGTGGATAAAAATGCGTAGAAAACCGCTCCCAAACGAGCAGCCCAGCCCCGTAGGGGTGGCATCTTCATAGAAATCTGTCATCAAACGAGCAGCCCAGCCCCGTAGGGGTGACATCTTCATAGAAACCCGTTTCCAGCGCACGGTATAAACGTTGGGGATCGTTCAGGGCTAAAGCCCAATGCTATTTCGGAGCCTACTACCCCGCCCTAAAGGACGGAGTTAATATCGCATTATCCGTAGTTCTTGCTTGATGCCTACGCCCTGAAGGACGGGTTAATGTAGCATTTGGCTTTGTTTTTGCTTGCTTTACATCTCCATTCAGACGAGCGACGTTGCCATATGCTCTCCGGCATCACATTAACCCCATGCTTCAGCGTGGGGTTTTCTGCAACGGTCACCACTTTCGGCTTTAGCCATGACAAAGCCCAGCCCCGTAGGGGTGGCATCATCGTAGAAATCCGTCATCAAACGAGCAGCCCAGCCCCGTAGGGGTGGCATCTTCATAGAAATCTGTCATCAAACGAACAGCCCAGCCCCATCGGGGTGACATCTTCATAGAAATCCGTTTCCAGCGCACGGCATTCACGCTAGATGATCGTTCAGGGCTAAAGCCCAATGCTATTTCGGAGCCTACTACTCCGCCCTAAAGGACGGAGTTAATCGCTTTACTTCTCGTCTCTGGCAAGCTATTGCTTTTGGGTTTGTACGCCGACTACTCCGCCCTAAAGGACGGAGTTAATCGCTTTACTTCTCGTCTCTGGCAAGCTATTGCTTTTGGGTTTGTACGCCGACTACTCCGCCCTAAAGGATGGAGTTAATCGCTTTACTTCTCGTCTCTGGCGAGCTATTGCTTTTGGTTGTTCATATCTCCGCCCTAAAGCACGGGTTAATGTAGCATTTGGCTTTGTTTTTGCTTGCTTTACATCTCTATTCAGACGAGCGGTGTTGCCATATGCTCTCCGGCATCACATTAACCCCATGCTTCAGCGTGAGGTTTGGTTGCGAGACAAAAAAGGCTGCTCCGAGATTAGGAACAGCCTTACCATAAACGATAGGAAGGTGTTTAGAACAAACCAGCGGGTAGGGGTTCGTTCACCTTCGCATCAACCAATTTCAGCCCTTGTTCTACACGATTGGCCGTTGTTTTGGCCAATTGTTGTTCATTCCGCGCAATCATTTTGCGGGCTTGTTCTTGTTGCTCTTTGGTGGGCAACTGTGGAATCATCTGCTTATTGGCCTCCAACTCTTTGGTGATTTGGGCTTTATCGGCATCCGAAAGCCCAATACCCTCGCCTTCCATCAACAAGACGGTTTCAAACGGAATCATCAATCCTTTTACATTGCGGAAGTCGCGCCAGATAGAGGTAACCGTAGCAGTTTTGTTTTTGTCCTTGACTTTCTCGGTGATCGTCGAGCGGATTTGCCGGATAAAGCCCTGTTTTTGATCTACATAGACCCGGACTTGCTCGATCTTGGCAGATTTAGGCATCCCTGCAAACGCCATACTTCCCATTGCCCCTACACTTGAGGTCGGCATGGCCAACACATAGGTATCTGCGCCATCTACTTTTTCGGGTTTATCAAGGGTTGCATTTTTTGCAATCCGTGTAATGGTGCTATCTGCCAAGCCCGCACAGGCTGCACGATCCCACATCTCATAGATATTTTGGTCGCCTACAGGAGTTTCCTTACCGTCTTGTTTGCGTGCTACACGGGTTTCTACACGGGCTTTGGTGCTACCCGCCACCAAGACTTTTTGGTTATAAATGGTGGCATCGTCTTCCAAGACCAAGGCATATTGGTTAAATTTGCCCAACTCTTCGGAGCAATGGCTACGGACTTGTTTTAAAATATCTGCCGTGCTTATTTCTTTTGCGGCAGTTCCGCCACCGCCACTATTAGAAGAGGGGTTACAGCCAGCCCATGCTAATGCCACAAAGAGGAAAGTAAAAATAGAATTTCTCATGAATAAATATAGTTGTAAGTTGTAAAAAATCAGTTGGATAACCCTTGCATATTGGGTGGTTTAGGCGGTATGGCTGGTGCATTGGGATTAAACAAGCCATCTGGAACGCCCTTGTTGACTTGAATGTTTTTGAGGTACACTTGTTCTGTCATTTTACCTTGTTGCAAGGCGCGTAGTTGGTCTTCGGTGCGGAGGATGTCGGTTTGGAGGGCTTCTAAAGCCATACTTTTATCTTTTTCAGAGAGTTGTATTTGCCCTGACTCCACTTCCCGGACTTGCTGGCGCATTTCTGCAAGCATTTGATCAATCTGGCTTTTTTCTTCTGGAGACAGGCTCACCCCTTCGCCAGTGATCACGGTTTCTCGGCGTTGCCAAAAGTACATTCCGCCAAAGCGCACTGGTTCTTTCCATGTAATCATAACCGTAACGGGTTTGCCTTTAGTCTCGGCTTTCCCTTCAAGTCGGCGGATCATCCAGTTGTTGGGATCCACATAGACCAAAAGCGGGCCAGTTCCGGTGGTTTGGGTATCATAAAACAATGAACGTCCTTCTTCTGTTGTGAAGAGTTCTTTACGATCCACACTTAGTACATAGCACAATACGTCATCCACAAAGGCTGTTTCTTTTGCCGTAAAGAATCCCGCAATTTTTTCTGGTTTTTTCAGATTGGCGAAGCCACCTCGGTTCCAAATCTCAAACTGATTTCCGCGATAGGTGATCCGTTGGCGTCCGGGCGTTACACGATTGGTGGTAAATGCGTTTAAGACGGAGTCTGCGTCCGCTTTTTCTTTACGCACATAAATGCTCAGGTCTTCATCGGTGGCATATGAGAAGTTGTGGATCGGTAGCAGTTCTTTTTGGTGGTACGCCTGCATTTTCTGCAAGATGGCGACGGGCTGAAGTGGGGGCAACGTGGTTGCCGCAGTCTTGGCTTTGGTTGTCTTGCCAGAGGCTGGTGCCTCGGTGGGTTGGGCACAGGCAGAAAGCGCAAAACAGCTCACAAACACGAGACAAGACAAAAATCCAAACGGAGCGTTCATAAGGGTTTTCGATTTACGGTAAGAACGTCAATATAGGCCATTATTCAGGGCGTTAAAAACAAAAAAACGGATAGGTGATATTTCGCGAAGGATTATAGATACCAATTCCCTTCAACAAGGTGTTCATTTTTTGCACTCTGCAAGTTGAAATGGTGTGGAGATTTTGGTCTAACGCCAACGTGGGTGCGTATCCCTCCACCAGCATGGTCTGCTTTGACACACAAACACCATGCGTATTGGCACTGTGGCTGCGCTCTTGGTGGAAATGGGATTCGGGCACAACCTACATGAGCATTCTTCGCTTATTCAGATAATGCAACATCGCTTTGTCGTAAGAAGTCGCCGTATCCAACTCCACAAAATCAATGTTAAACTCGCGGCATCGGCGGCGGAAGGACTCCGAAAAAGCAGATACGGCCTCGGTATAAGCATCTCGGATTTGTGCAGGTTGCAGGGTTAGGGTTTCTCCTGTTTCCATGTCTCGGAACACCATGGGTTGGTCTGGGAAGCGGAATTGCCGCTCGGTTCCAGATTCCAGAATGTGAAAGACCAAAACCTCGTGTTTGCGGTGACGGAGGTGCTTCAACGCACGCAATAATTCCTCATGTTCGCCTACATTCTCGAACAAGTCCGTCATAACCACCACCAATGCCCGTCGTGTAATGCGCTCGGCCACCTCGTGTAACGCCGTTGCAGCCGCCGTTTTCCGCGCATCCGGTTTTTGTATAAACTGCTCCAACTGTGCAAGCAAGCCCCGAACATGTTGACTTGTGGCTTTAGGCGGGATGTAGGTATGTACGTGCTCATCAAACCCAATGAGTCCGGTGGCATCCCGTTGTAAGGTCATCAGATAATGAAAAGCAGCTGCCAGATAAGACGCATATTCCAACTTGGTGACGCCATTCTGGTGTTTGTACTGCATGGAAGAAGAAGTGTCTAAGACAACATATTGCCGGAGGTTTGTCTCTTCTTCATATTGCTTTACGTGGTATCGTCCGGTTTTACCATACACTTTC
Proteins encoded:
- a CDS encoding DUF58 domain-containing protein translates to MELRARMIVEGFITGLHKSPYHGFSVEFAEHRPYNPGDELRHIDWKVYGKTGRYHVKQYEEETNLRQYVVLDTSSSMQYKHQNGVTKLEYASYLAAAFHYLMTLQRDATGLIGFDEHVHTYIPPKATSQHVRGLLAQLEQFIQKPDARKTAAATALHEVAERITRRALVVVMTDLFENVGEHEELLRALKHLRHRKHEVLVFHILESGTERQFRFPDQPMVFRDMETGETLTLQPAQIRDAYTEAVSAFSESFRRRCREFNIDFVELDTATSYDKAMLHYLNKRRMLM
- a CDS encoding di-heme enzyme produces the protein MATQWTVSAFSRSLLAWSGGLLLIGLWASLAWFSPLASEPTRTARNEARYVLGKYLFFENQLSVSGTKSCGTCHDPKLAFVDRYRRGLGLHAEVLARNTPTLINVRYYKTFNWANPDLTRLEKQFERPLFNLHPPEMAIERSDAVLQERLNKSDAYRDLFSRAFPKDDNPMRWDNALLAMGVYVRTLNSFNSPYDRYKRGEKRAMSASARRGEQLFNSERLQCATCHPTPYFTDNRHDSDAEGYHNIGLYNVGEKGDYPDYDQGVFAFSKKPEDRGRFKTPSLRNVELTPPYMHDGSIETLDEVITFFEQAGRNVTHGPYAGDGRKNPHKSDKLKPFTLTPRERNDLLAFLRTLTDSTVLRNPDFLRPKDIWEQPPVTGKY
- a CDS encoding YdeI/OmpD-associated family protein; protein product: MNPDVDIYFEEGCGRCTLAATPDCKVHLWPRELALLRTIVLKCGLTEVRKWGVPCYTYNGNNVVLIGAFKDNCVLSFFKGSLLRDEAGLLQKAGEQSQIARVIRFTSLRQVQEQLDVLKAYLYEAIEVEKANLKVARKPIGEYEIPEELQAKFTLFPAFEDAFRALTPGRQRGYLIHFASAKQAQTRATRIDKYMPKIMQGKGMMD